The Xanthomonas indica sequence TGCACCCGATCTACGTCACCTTCAACCTGCCCGAGATCCAACTGCAGGACGTGCGCCAGGCGCAGGCGGCGGCGCCGCTGCCGGTGGCGGCGCTGGACCGCACCGACGCGCATCCGATCGCCGCCGACGGCCAGGTCGACGTGATCGACAACCAGATCAGCGCCGACACCGGCACCTTCAAGGTCCGCGCGGTGTTCCCGAACAACGACCGCGCGCTGTGGCCGGGCCAGTTCGTCAACGTGCGCCTGACCCTGCGCACCGTGCCCGACGGGGTGGTGGTGCCGACCCAGGCGGTGCAGCGCGGCCCCAACGGCGACTACGTGTACGTGGTGCAGGCCGACAACACGGTCAAGATGCAGACGGTCAAGCAGGGCGCGGAAGTCGGCGACAGCCAGGTGCAGCTGACCGAAGGCCTGAAGGCCGGCGAGCGGGTGGTCACCGAAGGCCAGTTCCGGCTCAAGCCCGGCACCAAGGTGACCGCGCTGAAGCCGGGCGAGGCGCCGCCGGAGCCGACCGAGGCCGAACTGAAGGCCGCCGAGGGCAAGCAGCAGCAACGCGGCGGTGGACGCCGCGGCGGCGGCGGGCCGCGCTGAGCGCGCCGCGCGCCCTGGCCAGGACCGTGCCGCGCCCGCGCGGCCGGCCGCGACTGGGGCGCCTGCAGGCGGCGGCGTCGCCATGCCGCGCCGCGATCGCGGCGCGGGGCCACGGCCGCCGCTGATTCCGCCGTTTTCCCCGGCGCCGGCGCGGCCGCGCCGGACTCTCACCAGCAAGGATCTTCCCCGTGGGCTTTTCGACGATCTTCATCCGCCGCCCGATCGCCACCACCTTGCTGATGGCAGGCGTGCTGCTGCTCGGCATCCTCGGCTACCGGCAGCTGCCGGTGTCGGCGCTGCCGGAAATCGACGCGCCCAGCCTGGTAGTGACCACGCAATATCCCGGCGCCAACGCCAGCACCATGGCCTCGCTGGTGACCACGCCGCTGGAGCGGCAGCTCGGGCAGATCTCCGGGCTGCAGATGATGACCTCCGACTCGTCGGCCGGCCTGTCCACGATCGTGCTGCAGTTCGCGATGGACCGCGACATCGACATCGCCGCGCAGGACGTGCAGGCGGCGATCCGCCAGTCCACCCTGCCCTCCTCGCTGCCCTACCAGCCGGTCTACAACCGGGTGAACCCGGCCGACGCGGCGATCCTCACCCTCAAGCTCAGCTCCGACACGCTGCCGCTGCGCGACGTCAACAACTACGCCGACTCGATCCTGGCCCAGCGCCTGTCGCAGGTGCCGGGCGTGGGCCTGGTGTCGATCGCCGGCAACGTGCGCCCGGCGGTGCGCATCCAGGTCAATCCGGCGCAGCTGTCGAACATGGGCCTGACCATGGAGGCGCTGCGCAGCGCGCTGACCCAGACCAACGTCAACGCGCCGAAGGGCTCGCTCAACGGCAAGACCCAGTCCTACAGCATCGGCACCAACGACCAGCTGTCCAGCGCCGCCGAGTACCGCGACACCGTCATCAGCTACAAGAACGGCGCGCCGGTGCGGCTGTCGGACGTGGCCAAGGTGGTGGACGGGGTGGAGAACGACCAGCTCGCCGCCTGGGCCGACGGCAAGCCGGCGGTGCTGCTGGAAGTGCGCCGCCAGCCCGGTGCCAACATCGTGCAGACGGTGGAGCAGATCCGCGCGATCCTGCCGCAGCTGCAGGGCGTGTTGCCGGCCGGCGTGCACCTGGACGTGTTCTCCGACCGCACCGAGACCATCCGCGCCTCGGTGCACGAGGTCAAGTTCACCCTGATCCTGACCATCGGCCTGGTGGTGGCGGTGATCTTCGTGTTCCTGCGCCGGCTGTGGGCCACGGTGATCCCGTCGGTGGCGGTGCCGCTGTCGCTGGCCGGCACCTTCGCGGTGATGGCCTTCGCCGGCATGTCGCTGGACAACCTGTCGCTGATGGCGCTGGTGGTCGCCACCGGCTTCGTGGTCGACGATGCGATCGTGATGATCGAGAACATCGTGCGCTACATCGAACAGGGCAAGAGCGGCCGCGAGGCCGCGGAGATCGGCGCACGCCAGATCGGCTTCACCGTGCTGTCGCTGACCGTGTCGCTGGTGGCGGTGTTCCTGCCGCTGATCCTGATGCCCGGCGTCACCGGCCGCCTGTTCCACGAGTTCGCCTGGGTGCTGAGCATCGCGGTGGTGATCTCGATGCTGGTGTCGCTGACGCTCACGCCGATGATGTGCGCCTACCTGCTCAAGCCCGACGCCCTGCCCGAGGGCGAGGACGCGCACGAGCGCGCGGCGGCGGCCGGCAAGACCACGCTGTGGTCGCGCACCGTGGGGCTGTACGAACGCAGCCTGGACTGGGTGCTGGGCCACCAGAAGCTGACCCTGCTGGTGGCGCTGGCGACCATGGTGCTGACCGTGCTGCTGTACGTGGTGATCCCCAAGGGCCTGCTGCCCGAGCAGGACACCGGGCTGATCACCGGCGTGGTCCAGGCCGACCAGAACGTGGCGTTCCCGCAGATGGAGCAGCGCACCCAGGCGGTGGCCGAGGCGTTGCGCCGCGACCCGGCGGTGACCGGCGTGGCCGCCTTCATCGGCGCCGGCTCGATGAACCCCACGCTCAACCAGGGCCAGCTCAGCATCGTGCTGAAGCCGCGCAGCGACCGCGACAGCCTGGAAGACCTGCTGCCGCGGCTGCAGAAGGCGGTGGCCGGGCTGCCCGGCGTGGCGCTGTACCTGAAGCCGGTGCAGGACGTGACCCTGGACACCCGCGTGGCCGCCACCGAGTACCAGTACTCGCTCTCGGACGTGGACAGCACCGAACTGGCGACTCAGGCCACGCGCCTGACCGAGGCGCTGCGCAAGCGCCCGGAACTGGCCGACGTGGACAACAACCTGGCCAACCAGGGCCGCGCACTGGAACTGCGCGTGGATCGCGACAAGGCCAGCGCCCTCGGCGTGCCGATGCAGACCATCGACGACACGCTGTACGACGCCTTCGGCCAGCGCCAGATCTCCACCATCTTCACCCAGCTCAACCAGTACCGCGTGGTGCTGGAAGTGGCGCCGGAGTTCCGCACCAGCACCGCGCTGCTGAACCAATTGGCGGTGGCCAGCAACGGCAGCGGCGCGTTGACCGCCAGCAACGCCACCAGCTTCGGCCAGACCACTTCCAGCAACTCGTCCACCGCCACCGGCATCGGCGCACAGAACACCGGCATCACCGTCGGCAGTGGCGGCACCGTGCCCTTGGCGGCCGTGGCCGAGGCCAAGCAGTCGACCACGCCGCTGGTGGTCAGCCACCAGCAGCAGCTGCCGGCGGTGACGGTCTCGTTCAACCT is a genomic window containing:
- a CDS encoding efflux RND transporter permease subunit, producing the protein MGFSTIFIRRPIATTLLMAGVLLLGILGYRQLPVSALPEIDAPSLVVTTQYPGANASTMASLVTTPLERQLGQISGLQMMTSDSSAGLSTIVLQFAMDRDIDIAAQDVQAAIRQSTLPSSLPYQPVYNRVNPADAAILTLKLSSDTLPLRDVNNYADSILAQRLSQVPGVGLVSIAGNVRPAVRIQVNPAQLSNMGLTMEALRSALTQTNVNAPKGSLNGKTQSYSIGTNDQLSSAAEYRDTVISYKNGAPVRLSDVAKVVDGVENDQLAAWADGKPAVLLEVRRQPGANIVQTVEQIRAILPQLQGVLPAGVHLDVFSDRTETIRASVHEVKFTLILTIGLVVAVIFVFLRRLWATVIPSVAVPLSLAGTFAVMAFAGMSLDNLSLMALVVATGFVVDDAIVMIENIVRYIEQGKSGREAAEIGARQIGFTVLSLTVSLVAVFLPLILMPGVTGRLFHEFAWVLSIAVVISMLVSLTLTPMMCAYLLKPDALPEGEDAHERAAAAGKTTLWSRTVGLYERSLDWVLGHQKLTLLVALATMVLTVLLYVVIPKGLLPEQDTGLITGVVQADQNVAFPQMEQRTQAVAEALRRDPAVTGVAAFIGAGSMNPTLNQGQLSIVLKPRSDRDSLEDLLPRLQKAVAGLPGVALYLKPVQDVTLDTRVAATEYQYSLSDVDSTELATQATRLTEALRKRPELADVDNNLANQGRALELRVDRDKASALGVPMQTIDDTLYDAFGQRQISTIFTQLNQYRVVLEVAPEFRTSTALLNQLAVASNGSGALTASNATSFGQTTSSNSSTATGIGAQNTGITVGSGGTVPLAAVAEAKQSTTPLVVSHQQQLPAVTVSFNLAPGYSLSQAVAAIEETRAQLQLPPQLHAEFIGKAAEFTGSQTDVVWLLLASVVLIYIVLGVLYESYIHPLTIISTLPPAGVGALLALMLCGLSLSVDGIVGIVLLIGIVKKNAIMMIDFAIDARREGASAHDAIRRACLLRFRPIMMTTAAAMLGALPLALGDGIGSELRRPLGISIVGGLLLSQLVTLYTTPVIYLYMERASERVRTWRERRAARHATAAEGRA